CCCTTTTCAACAAGGCAGAACAGGAGTGAATAGTGTCCAAGCGTAGCTATGAATAACACCCTTTAAGATTGTAAAGATCAAACTAAATTGCTTGGTCTGTTAATGGATAGCAACCTTTCGAGGAATAATCAATCATGTTGACAATGTTGTGAAAAAATATCCCCAGGTCTATATGCATTGTGTCAAATGTCCAGATTATGTTTTTTCCCCACATACAGAattgtctatgtggggaaaattcacaagtatttatattatttatacatgtgtaatgtatttgtaatgatttctgtgaataaactcaatttgaatttgaatttgaatgtagtatacaaatattgaaatctggtgtggcgcactcacacaactttccttgccgttttgaaaattgatcacttgacgcttgtgttcccgcgcatctcaaatctaccattcaaagatttgagccagctggtgacagggcaataacgctgcagacacacgaggtacctgctatctcttcatagtgaatcatttaatagaatcaacagttgccaacagtttgcaattgggtaatcacattttctcgaatttcgagcttatttttaatttcaggttaaaatgttacaaaacattagttgtagagattctcatgctgaatcttttccactcgaaattttctgttcaatttgtatttgaagcctgataattgagaatctaaaatcaaactttgcatagatgaggcggagctcctgaaatttttacagatatgagacttgtggcagttgatagagcttatcaatgactatttcaggtataacttcaattaaaatcgttggagaaaatcgcgaagacccctgtttttgagaacatttccgccattttagccgccatcttgaatcgtatttgatcgaaattgttcatgtcggatccttatattgtaaggagccTACGTTactaatttcaagtcattccgttaattgggagattagatatcgtgtacacacacacacacacacacacacacacacacacacacacacacaacacacacacacagagagagagagagagagagagagagagaccaacacccaaaaatcatgtttttggactcaggggaccttgaaacgtatagaaaacatgaaattggggtaccttaaatttttttggaaagcaatacgtTTTCGTCTATACTAGGCTGGCCTAgttatttatatctatatatttttaatttattaccaCTGTTCCAATGTatttctaaagctgcgtacacatattcgtgcttccgaCCCGCActgagcacgctcctccctcgtaccgccctcgtactgccttcgtaccaccatcgaaccacagtcggacgcccacgcacccatcatgaacgtacggaagatgttagatcttctcgcgttccccggtcgaaccactgttgctccccggtcgatcatcaatcgctctgctggagtgacgttcggttgcggagcagagcgacagtctgtacgcaccttcacatATGATGAATAAAgactatttctattctattatattctattctattctaagaagaaggagaaggaggagaagaaggagaagaagaacaacaacgaTTAAACGGAATACTAAGGATAGGATAAGGTGGATTTTCTCCTGAAAGATGAGAATAAAAGCAGTCAGGTGGACCGGCTGAGAAGGAAGTTGATTTCCCGGAGGGAAGAGAAGacacaagagagagagagagagtctgTCACATTGACATATTTGTCCTTGTTCACTGTATTCTAGAGAATTGTTGAACAGTACTTCACTAGTGTCTTATGGGAATGTCTCACTGTCTCACTTCTATAAACTGTTGAATGATAAGTGGTCTCCGAACGTGTCATGTTGGCAGGTATCTACTTCTCTAGGGGAAAGTTCAAAAAGAGTACAAGAACGGACACACAGCGAAGaaaaggaaattgaagaaggatgaggaaaagaaaaggaagaagaaggaggaggaggtggaggtggatgTGATGATGGAGggtggaagaggagaagaagaaggagaaggagaaggaggagaagaatatgacaggagggaaagaagaagatgagggagaagaggaagaagatgaagaaggagaagaagatgacaggaggaaaagaaggagatgagggagaagaggatgaagaagaaggagaagaagatgacaggggggaaagaagaagatgagggagaagaggaagaagaagaagaaggagaagacgaagaagaagaagaagaagaagaagaagaagaagaagaagaagaagaagaagaaggagaagaagaaggagaatacaGGAGAAAAAGCaggaggagatgaagatgaagaaggaggtgaaggatgtaaacagaaacagctggcttgtattcacagttctccgccgacagcgctatctgtcggcaaaagttgtaacaacaatggccgccacaactacagctatgatgaagttcccatttcaaatttgattggcTAATGaagaatattcgttggctggtattttgaataacatgaaataaaaaaattatacatttttttagtatagtgatatgaagtttgtaataattttagcatacgaacataaatttcatatattgatcaaatgtcaggctgaggtattgaatttagttggtttaatgactactctatatgcttcctcatctgagcttagatcttctaacctattacaagtatacgttttttaaatagagatgcttcccacgTTATTTAAATGCAGTCACTTTTACGCTCTtgggagttttcctgttttttctcccgagagcgaaaaagtgacactttagcaTCATGTTCCAGGgcgtaaagtaagcactttagacaggaggtggaggaaatagtatattccgcacctagagcagaaaatgatacttatccggctcgaaatcggttttcaaaagattgagagccggaaaaacattttgccCTTGGTGCGaacaatatttttcgccacactacaggtattgctgacaaaaaaatatagaatgattataaaaaatatataaaatatatatatatatatagtattatatatatatatatattatatatatatatatatatatatatgattttagtggtagaagatttgcagtcagtatttcagattcttttgaaatttttacTTGGAATATCatgggcgtcgtcatcttcaagcatttttgaaaattcggaatgtgctattcaacaataaataattgaataaaaatggttgcaaagcgaatgctgaattagtttgattcgaaattcgaactgaaataatggcgacttcagatgaagaaagttgacACTCGCCTGATCTAGcagatgacttattaactatggacttccaagcggctggaaagagtactctttccggcccaggccggaaagaaacctgttctgacgtcagacgagagtcatctgcaaacaatgactttcagatctatgtagggactggaaaacagctgctttctgtgcagtgtggtgaaaaaacatttttgcccgtggtgcgaacgctattttttgccacacagaaaaataaacaatattatgagaatagttgtttactaagcacttccaaaagcagaagtgaaaggtgatagctctagcaaatctgaggtaatctgaatatcaggaatttgtccaagtatttttattttttattctgatttgtctaaataacctaaaagattatgttcaattatgtgggagggtgagtttatacttttttattctttcaaatgacaataagatgatattattataaatgttttaattattgaaaaatgaacacaaataataaaaagttttttgatcagctgttttttgatcacctttcttagctccatgttagcggctggaaaaagtactctttccggcctaggctggaaagaaacctgttctgacgtctgacgagagtcatctgcaaacaatgtcttccagatctacgtagggactggaaaaaaGCTGCTTTCtatgcagtgtggcgaaaaatagaatagaattatagtaccttttttgaaatcaatgaaataatatagactaagtaataatttgtattcccaacatattatttcatcaattacaaaaaaggataatataattctattttataagttaGATTTTTGTTTCTTTTCAAGGCAGATGTTTGGAGTTTAATTCGCCGCATGGGAATCTCAACTTCTTTAAAGTTTCTCATTAATCATTATCCAGTCGAAAACGTATTTTGATGTTTATAATACAAGCAAATTGTGAAGAATTGATCAAAGAAAATTCTGGTGATAAGTGGAAATTCAGAGaggaaaattatttaattgaaattatgaTCATTGAGGGAATactaataattgtttctttctAAACAGTATTAATGTTTGGAAAGTTATTTGATTTCCTTGCTCGTTCCCAAACTTTGATCTTGATATTAATGAAATTTCAGTTCCCGCTAATTAGCAAACTTACCGTTCTGAAAAAAGTTTAAGAAAACTTAGGGATAgttcataattgaataatacatgAACCAGGAAAAAGAATACAAATTAAGAAACGAGGAAAAGTTGAAATACATTAATCATAGCTATGCTGTAGCAATAAATCATCTTTTTGATTCTCTCCGTTTCTtgccttcttctacttcttcttcttcttctttttctcctccttctcttcttattttcttccatCTCCTCATCCTTTACCATCTCTTCTTCCTTCCCCTCTTTCACCAACTCTTCCTTTTTATCCCCCACCTCCTTATCTTGCTCCTGcaccttctccttttctttcttcttctactttctattcttcttctttcttcttcttcttcttcttcttcttcttctcctcttcttcttcttttcttcttattcttcttcttcttcctcctcttcttcttcttttcttcttttcttcttcttcttcttcttcttcttcttcttcttcttcttctcctcttctttcttcccCTCCTTCAGCaactcttcctctttttcttccacCTCCTTATCTTGCTCCTGCACATTCACCTTCtcgttcatcttcttcttcttcttctttctcttcttctttttcttcttcttcttcttttcttcctccttctcatccttcacCATCTCTTCTTCCTTCCCCTCCACAACCAactcttcctctttttcctctacctccttctcctcctcctgctccttcttcttctacttcttattcttcttcttcttctccttcttctcctcctgtttccttcttctccttcttcctctccctcttcctctaccaccttctcctcctcctgcaCCTCCATCTTCCCCtccatcttctttttattcttcttctttcattttttcttcgtcttctttctgactttttcttcttcttcttcttttcttctcctttttctccttctccttatctccgtcctcctcctccttcaccacatcttcttctttatcctcTTCCACCATttctccctccttctcctccacctccttctcatcctcctccaccttcttcttcttgttcttcctcttcttctatttcttgttcttccatttttttattcttcttcttctttctttcccttctccttctttctgtcttcttcttcttctccttctccttcatctctaCGTCTTTCTCTTCCTTCACCACCTCTTCTTCCTTATCCTCTTCCGTCATTTCTCCCTCTTTTTTCtctacctccttctcctcctcctcctcctcctcctccaccaccttcacttcctcctccatttcttcttcttcttcttgctcttcctcttcttcttcttctttctttcccttcttcttctttctgtctccttcttcttcctctactttcTTTCCCTTATTCTTCTTTCACGTCTTCTTCTCATTCATTCCTCTACCCCCGACCCCTGAACCAAATGGTTATTATtctaaaacaatgactcaaactTGAAAACgtgttcaaattgaaaaaccTTTTTCTATTAAACTGTTATTAATTGGCTTCTCGCGTTGGCTCTTCGCCTTTTACTTGCTCTTTCTTTTCCATATctcgttctctctctctttttctcccaCTGAGTCATTCCTTCTCCCTCATTCTTACTGGAGACACTTTTTCAGAACCTCTCTTTTCcctttcctccttcttttctGATAACTCTCTGATTTTGTTTTTTTACAGTCTGATTTTTCTCAAACTCCTTTCTTATCACATCAACTCATTCCTGACTTTTTTGCTGACCGGAACAATTTGTGCTGTCTTACAAAATTTATTCTAATCGTGTTATTTTGTTGGATTAAAGccaaaaaaggagcctcctttatacgccaatattagagtaaaaatcagactatagaattattcatcataaatcagctgacaagtgattacacagatgtgtggagaagccagtctattgctgtatttccataaggtctatagtttcaatataTGTTGCCAGTTTTCTTACTTGATTCGCAGCTCTGATTTAGTAAAATCATGTGATTTTATCCCCACTGGCAGGTAACGCTTGATCCGCACGGatccaataaaaaattctgaTAAATTGATCTACTGTAATcctgaagaattcaaaatattaacattctcggtgaattaagaatctctatgcaaaatttcaagtttatcagtccTGCTGTGATACAAATCTGTTGTGATTTTTTTTGGGATACAATTTCTTTTTATCCATCATTATATAATCTAAACATCACAATCTCATAACAGGGGTCTTTGCGCAATGGATTCTCAAAACTATActactgtgaacagtagacctcacgcagttttcccatccacaagtatctgatgtcacttgttttaaatgttaacaaactcagttcacgtttgtattccatataataaaatttatccaCTTCCGTGATAATCtctccatctgatgaaaattaatttttttcgccacactgcacagaaagcagctgttttccagtccctaagtagatctgaaagaccttctttgcagacgactctcgtctgaagtcagaaaagggtttctttccggcctagatCGGAAAACGTACTCTTTCTAGCTGctaacatggaagtccgtagttaataagtgatccgctagatcgggcgagtgtccactttcttcatcaaagtcgtcatgatttcagttcaagtttcgaatcaaactaattcagcattcgctttgcaaccatttttattcaattatttatt
This DNA window, taken from Nilaparvata lugens isolate BPH unplaced genomic scaffold, ASM1435652v1 scaffold4918, whole genome shotgun sequence, encodes the following:
- the LOC120355817 gene encoding LOW QUALITY PROTEIN: DNA ligase 1-like (The sequence of the model RefSeq protein was modified relative to this genomic sequence to represent the inferred CDS: substituted 1 base at 1 genomic stop codon), whose protein sequence is EEEEKEVEKKEGEMTEEDKEEEVVKEEKDVEMKEKEKKQEEKKEKKKKNKKXKKKEQEEEKEVEEKEEELVVEGKEEEMVKDEKEEEKKKKKKKKKRKKKKKKMNEKVNVQEQDKEVEEKEEELLKEGKKEEEKK